From one Triticum urartu cultivar G1812 chromosome 3, Tu2.1, whole genome shotgun sequence genomic stretch:
- the LOC125549498 gene encoding uncharacterized protein LOC125549498, whose translation MAAQKTSIASMEEEGDAEGVVVKKSKASCWTRRVRIGNAPEERDANPSRVPALEASIRAYADNKVMTKMRWPLPYTRLCRWRIRRGLGFFRTRGRNWCAVSFTGEMRHRRSGRGRDLYLRSYSELRH comes from the exons ATGGCGGCTCAAAAAACGTCCATTGCATCTATGGAAGAGGAGGGAGATGCAGAAGGGGTCGTCGTGAAGAAATCAAAGGCCTCCTGTTGGACTCGACG TGTTAGAATTGGCAACGCGCCAGAAGAGAGGGATGCCAACCCAAGCAGAGTCCCTGCCCTCGAGGCTTCAATAAGAGCTTATGCAGACAACAAG GTTATGACGAAGATGAGGTGGCCACTACCGTATACACGGTTGTGCCGGTGGAGGATCCGGCGCGGGTTGGGCTTCTTCCGGACGAGAGGAAGGAATTGGTGCGCCGTGTCGTTCACCGGAGAAATGCGGCATCGGCGGTCAGGCCGTGGAAGGGACCTTTACCTAAG